The genomic interval AGGCCGCGCGCCCTGGCCACGCGCGCCACCTGCTGCTGCGCCGCGGCCACGCTGATGTCCGGGTCCATGCCGCTGCCGGACTGGGTCAGCAGATCGTCCGCGACCTGCGCCGGGGCGACGCCGTCGCGCGCGGCCACGCTGGCGCGCGCATCGGCGATGCGTTGCTGCAGCTCGGGATTGCTGCGCGCCTGGTTGCTGCCCGCCGCGGCCATCGGATCGAACTTGGCCGCAGACGGGCGCGGCTGGAAGTAGCCGGGCGCGGCGAACGGCTGCGCGACCAGGGCCGAACCGAGCACGCGGCCATCGCGTTGCAGCAGGCTGCCGGCGGCCTGCGCCGGGAACAGCGCGCCGGCGAGCAGGGTGGACAGCAGCGAATACAGCGCGGCGGCGCCCAGCACCAGCAGCGGCAGCAGCAGCGCCGCGCGCCAGCGCAGCGGTTCGCGGTAGGAAGAGGAAACCGGGGAAACGTTCATCGCGGGAAATCCGGAAAAGAAGCGGAAGATCGGCGCCGGGCTTAGCCCAGCGCCACCAGCAGCAGGTCGATCGCCTTGATCCCGACGAACGGCAGCAGCACGCCGCCGACGCCGTAGATCAGCATGTTCCGGCGCAGCAGCGAGGTCGCCGTGGCCGGGGTGAAGCGCACGCCGCGCAGCGCCAGCGGGATCAGCGCCGGAATCACCAGCGCGTTGAAGATCAACGCGGCCAGCACCGCATGCGCCGGGCTGGACAGGCGCATCACGTTCAGCGCCGCCATCTGCGGGATCGAGGCGGCGAACAGCGCCGGCAGGATCGCGAAGTACTTGGAGACGTCGTTGGCCAGCGAGAACGTGGTCAGCGCGCCGCGGGTGATCAGTTGCTGCTTGCCCACTTCCACCACCGCCAGCAGCTTGGCCGGATCCGAATCCAGATCGACCATGTTGCCGGCTTCCTTGGCCGCCTGCGTGCCGGAGTTCATCGCCAGGCCGACGTCGGCCTGGGCCAGCGCCGGCGCGTCGTTGGTGCCGTCGCCGACCATCGCCACCAGCCGCCCGCCGGCCTGTTCGGCGCGAATGCGCGCGAGCTTGTCTTCCGGCGTGGCCTCGGCGATGTAGTCGTCCACGCCGGCCTCGGCGGCGATCGCCGCGGCGGTAAGCGGGTTGTCGCCGGTGATCATCACCGTCTTGACTCCCATCGCGCGCAGCCGCGCGAACTTCTCGCGCACGCCGTGCTTGACCACGTCCGACAGTTCGACCACGCCGAGCACGTGCCGGCCCTCGGCCACCACCAGCGGCGTGGCGCCGCTGCGCGCGACCTGCTCGACGCGGCCCTTCAGTTCCGCCGGCACCTGCCCGCCCAGCGCGGTGACGTGGCGGATCACCGCATCGGCCGCGCCCTTGCGGATCGAACGCGGCGCCTGCTGCCCCTGCGCGGCCAGATCGACGCCGGACATGCGCGTCTGCGCGGTGAAGGCGACGAAGCTGGCGCCGTCCGGGTCGGCCGGCGGCATGCCCTGCTCGCGCGCCAGACGCACGATCGACTTGCCTTCCGGGGTCGGGTCGGCCAGCGAGGACAGCATCGCCGCCTCGCGCAGCTGCACCGCATCGACGCCGCTGAGCGCATGGAATGCGGTGGCCTGGCGGTCGCCGTGGGTGATGGTGCCGGTCTTGTCCAGCAGCAGCACGTCGACGTCGCCGGCCACTTCCACCGCCTTGCCCGACTTGGCCAGCACGTTCGCCGACAGCGCGCGGTTCATGCCGGCGATGCCGATCGCCGGCAGCAATCCGCCGATGGTGGTCGGGATCAGGCACACCAGCAGCGCGATCAGCAGCAGCGGATCGATGCGCACGCCGACGAAGCCGGCGATGATCGGCAACGTCGCGACCACGATCAGGAAGGTCAGGGTCATCGCCGCCAGCAGCATGGTCAGCGCGATCTCGTTCGGGGTCTTCTGCCGGTTGGCGCCCTCGACCAGCGCGATCATGCGGTCCAGGAAGCTGTGGCCCGGCTCGGCGGTGACCTTCACCACGATCTCGTCGGACAGCACCTTGGTGCCGCCGATCACGCCGGAGCGGTCGGTGCCGGCCTCGCGCAGCACCGGCGCCGATTCGCCGGTGACCGCGGCTTCGTTGATCGTGGCCACGCCGTGCAGGATCTCGCCGTCGGCCGGGATCAGTTCGCCGGCGGAGATCACCACCAGATCGCCGGGCTTGAGTTCGGCGGCGGGGATGCTGGTTTCGCCGTCCAGCTGCGCGCTGCTCACCCGGCGCGCCACCAGGTCCTTGCGCGCGCGCCGCAGCGAGGCGGCCTGGCCGCGGCCGCGCGCCTCGGCCACCGCTTCGGCGAAATTGCCGAACAGCACGGTGATCAGCAGGATCGCGGTCACCGCCCAGCCGAACGCGGCCGCGCCCTGCCCGGCCACGGTGATCAGCGCCGACAGCACCGTACCGGCGAACACCACCGCCATCACCGGACTGCCGAGCAGATGGCGTGGCGAAAGTTTCAGCACGCTGGCGCGCAACGCGGCGCGCAGCGCGGGGCCATCGAGCAGGCCGGGCTTGTGGACCGAGGAAGAAGCTTGCGGAAGCGGGGTGCTCATGGTCGTGGTCTCAGTGCGCGGCAAGCGTCAGGTGATCGGCGATCGGGCCCAACACCAGTGCCGGCGTGAATTGCAGAACGGTCAGGACCGCGATGACCGCGATCAGGGTCAGCGCGAAGGTCGGCGTCTCCACCTGCAGGCTGCCGCCGGTCTCCGGCGCCACGCGCTTGCGCGCCATCTGCGCGGCCACGATCAGCGGTACGATCAGCGCCGGATAGCGGCCCAGGATCAGCACCAGCGTGCAGGTCAGGTTCCACCACGGAATGCCATCGCCAAGGCCTTCGAAGCCCGAGCCGTTGTTGGCGAACGCCGAGGTGTACTCGTAGAACACCTGGCTGATGCCGTGGAAACCGGGATTGGAGGTGGCGGTGATCGCCGCCGGCATGGCCAGGGTCAACGCGGTGAAGCCGAGCAGTACCAGCGGCTGCAGCAGGATCAGCAAGGCCAGCAGGCGCACTTCGCCGGCCTCGATCTTGCGCCCGAACAGCTCCGGCGTGCGCCCGGTCATCAGCCCGGCCAGGAACACGCTGAGCAGCAGGTACACCAGGAACTGCTGCAGGCCGCAGCCGATGCCGCCCCAGATCGCGTTGACCAGCATGTTGACCATGGCCACGCCGCCGGTCAGCGGCGCCAGCGAATCGTGCATCGCATTGACCGAGCCGTTGGAGGTCTGCGTGGTCAGCGACGACCACGCCGCCGACGCATCGGCGCCGAAGCGCACTTCCTTGCCTTCCATCAGCGCCGCGCTCGCGGCGCTGGCCGAATGGCCTTCGGACCACACCGACACCGCGGTGGACGCCAGCGACATCGCCAGCATGCTGCCGAACACCAACGCGGTGAATTTGCGCCGGCCGGTGAACGGGCCGACCATGAACGCGATCGCCACCGGGATCAGCACGATCGCCAGCGTTTCCAGCAGATTGGACAACGGGGTCGGGTTCTCCAGCGCCATCGCGCTGTTGGGGCCGTACCAGCCGCCGCCGTTGGTGCCGAGCTGTTTGATCGCCACCATCGCCGCGACCGGGCCGAGCGGAATCTTCTGCGTGGCCATGCCGGCGCTGGCGTCCAGCGGCGTCGCGGTGGGGCCGGCCGCCAGCGTGGACGGCACGCCCTGCTGGGTCAGCAGCATGGTCCACAACAGGCACAGCGGCAGCAGGAAGCGCAGCGTCGGCCGGATCACGTCGGCCCAGTAGTTGCCGACGTCGGCTTCGTCGGCGCTGAGCGTCGCCTGCTGGGTCCCGGCATTCGCGGCGGCCGTTCGCCCACCGAACAACGCGCGTAGCGTCGCCACCACCAGCGCCAGGCCCATCATCGGCGTGACGAACTGCAAACCGACCACGCCCACCGCCTGCGACAGGTAGGACAGCTGCGCCTGGCCGGAATAATGCTGCTGGTCGGTATTGGTCAGAAACGAGACCATGCTGTGCAGGGCCACGTCCCAGCGCATGTTCGGCACCGCATCGGGATTCAGCGGCAGCCACGCCTGGGTCACGAACAACGCGAACACCAGCGCGCCCAGCACCAGGTTGCTGGCCAGGAACGCGCCGGCGTAGCCGCGCCAGCTCATGCCGCGCGCCGGATCGGTGCCGAGCAGGCGGTA from Xanthomonas sp. DAR 34887 carries:
- the kdpC gene encoding potassium-transporting ATPase subunit KdpC, coding for MNVSPVSSSYREPLRWRAALLLPLLVLGAAALYSLLSTLLAGALFPAQAAGSLLQRDGRVLGSALVAQPFAAPGYFQPRPSAAKFDPMAAAGSNQARSNPELQQRIADARASVAARDGVAPAQVADDLLTQSGSGMDPDISVAAAQQQVARVARARGLPETRVAALLAAQTQPRQFGVLGQPRVNVLALNLALDGGGAGNGEKGIGNGEEQKR
- the kdpB gene encoding potassium-transporting ATPase subunit KdpB; this encodes MSTPLPQASSSVHKPGLLDGPALRAALRASVLKLSPRHLLGSPVMAVVFAGTVLSALITVAGQGAAAFGWAVTAILLITVLFGNFAEAVAEARGRGQAASLRRARKDLVARRVSSAQLDGETSIPAAELKPGDLVVISAGELIPADGEILHGVATINEAAVTGESAPVLREAGTDRSGVIGGTKVLSDEIVVKVTAEPGHSFLDRMIALVEGANRQKTPNEIALTMLLAAMTLTFLIVVATLPIIAGFVGVRIDPLLLIALLVCLIPTTIGGLLPAIGIAGMNRALSANVLAKSGKAVEVAGDVDVLLLDKTGTITHGDRQATAFHALSGVDAVQLREAAMLSSLADPTPEGKSIVRLAREQGMPPADPDGASFVAFTAQTRMSGVDLAAQGQQAPRSIRKGAADAVIRHVTALGGQVPAELKGRVEQVARSGATPLVVAEGRHVLGVVELSDVVKHGVREKFARLRAMGVKTVMITGDNPLTAAAIAAEAGVDDYIAEATPEDKLARIRAEQAGGRLVAMVGDGTNDAPALAQADVGLAMNSGTQAAKEAGNMVDLDSDPAKLLAVVEVGKQQLITRGALTTFSLANDVSKYFAILPALFAASIPQMAALNVMRLSSPAHAVLAALIFNALVIPALIPLALRGVRFTPATATSLLRRNMLIYGVGGVLLPFVGIKAIDLLLVALG
- the kdpA gene encoding potassium-transporting ATPase subunit KdpA, with translation MIDTLLVYALALLLGWPLGLYLAKVMRGAPMRGDALFGWIERPLYRLLGTDPARGMSWRGYAGAFLASNLVLGALVFALFVTQAWLPLNPDAVPNMRWDVALHSMVSFLTNTDQQHYSGQAQLSYLSQAVGVVGLQFVTPMMGLALVVATLRALFGGRTAAANAGTQQATLSADEADVGNYWADVIRPTLRFLLPLCLLWTMLLTQQGVPSTLAAGPTATPLDASAGMATQKIPLGPVAAMVAIKQLGTNGGGWYGPNSAMALENPTPLSNLLETLAIVLIPVAIAFMVGPFTGRRKFTALVFGSMLAMSLASTAVSVWSEGHSASAASAALMEGKEVRFGADASAAWSSLTTQTSNGSVNAMHDSLAPLTGGVAMVNMLVNAIWGGIGCGLQQFLVYLLLSVFLAGLMTGRTPELFGRKIEAGEVRLLALLILLQPLVLLGFTALTLAMPAAITATSNPGFHGISQVFYEYTSAFANNGSGFEGLGDGIPWWNLTCTLVLILGRYPALIVPLIVAAQMARKRVAPETGGSLQVETPTFALTLIAVIAVLTVLQFTPALVLGPIADHLTLAAH